The following are encoded in a window of Centroberyx gerrardi isolate f3 chromosome 1, fCenGer3.hap1.cur.20231027, whole genome shotgun sequence genomic DNA:
- the LOC144542325 gene encoding high choriolytic enzyme 1-like has translation MNPSLGLLLLLLGLSRALPFMEEGSGSEVQVDDPEADAIDIGTRILASNNGSSEILLEGDLVAPRTRNAMTCWSNSCLWRKASNGMVTIPFTMSGVFSSWDKQKIDRAMKSFHSSTCIRFVPRTNQRDFISIENRDGCFSSLGKTGGMQVLSLNKQGCLYHGIIQHEINHALGFQHEQTRSDRDQYVRINWENIDPRMAYNFHRQRTNNLGTPYDYSSIMHYGRTAFSIQYGRDSITPIPNPRVQIGQRQGMSRIDIQRINRLYGC, from the coding sequence ATGAATCCCTCTCTgggcctcctgctgctgctgctcggcCTCTCCCGGGCTCTTCCTTTCATGGAGGAAGGAAGCGGGTCAGAGGTCCAAGTTGACGACCCCGAGGCCGACGCTATAGACATCGGCACCAGGATCTTGGCCTCCAACAACGGCTCCAGTGAGATCCTGCTGGAGGGTGACTTGGTGGCACCCAGAACCAGAAACGCCATGACGTGTTGGAGCAACAGCTGCCTGTGGAGGAAAGCCTCCAACGGCATGGTGACCATCCCCTTCACAATGAGCGGCGTCTTCTCCAGCTGGGACAAGCAGAAGATCGACAGGGCCATGAAGTCCTTCCACAGCAGCACCTGCATCCGCTTCGTTCCCCGTACGAACCAGCGCGACTTCATCAGCATCGAGAACAGAGACGGCTGCTTCTCGTCTCTGGGCAAAACGGGAGGCATGCAGGTCCTCTCTCTCAACAAGCAGGGCTGCCTCTACCACGGCATCATCCAGCACGAGATCAACCACGCTCTGGGCTTCCAGCACGAGCAGACCAGGAGCGACCGCGACCAGTACGTCCGCATCAACTGGGAGAACATCGACCCGCGGATGGCCTACAACTTCCACAGGCAGCGCACCAACAACCTAGGCACTCCCTACGACTACTCCTCCATCATGCACTATGGGAGAACAGCCTTCTCCATCCAGTACGGGAGGGACAGCATCACCCCCATCCCCAACCCCAGGGTCCAGATCGGCCAGAGGCAGGGCATGTCCCGCATCGACATCCAGAGGATCAACCGGCTCTACGGCTGCTAA
- the LOC144542178 gene encoding high choriolytic enzyme 1-like: MNPSLGLLLLLLGLSRALPFMEEGSGSEVQVDDPEADAIDIGTRILASNNGSSEILLEGDLVAPRTRNAMTCWSNSCLWRKASNGMVTIPFTMSGVFSSWDRQKIDRAMKSFHSSTCIRFVPRTNQRDFISIENRDGCFSSLGKTGGMQVLSLNKQGCLYHGIIQHEINHALGFQHEQTRSDRDQYVRINWENIDPRMAYNFHRQRTNNLGTPYDYSSIMHYGRTAFSIQYGRDSITPIPNPRVQIGQRQGMSRIDIQRINRLYGC; encoded by the coding sequence ATGAATCCCTCTCTCGGCctcctgctgttgctgctcGGCCTCTCCCGGGCTCTTCCTTTCATGGAGGAAGGAAGCGGGTCAGAGGTCCAAGTTGACGACCCCGAGGCCGACGCTATAGACATCGGCACCAGGATCTTGGCCTCCAACAACGGCTCCAGTGAGATCCTGCTGGAGGGTGACTTGGTGGCACCCAGAACCAGAAACGCCATGACGTGTTGGAGCAACAGCTGCCTGTGGAGGAAAGCCTCCAACGGCATGGTGACCATCCCCTTCACAATGAGCGGCGTCTTCTCCAGCTGGGACAGGCAGAAGATCGACAGGGCCATGAAGTCCTTCCACAGCAGCACCTGCATCCGCTTCGTTCCCCGTACGAACCAGCGCGACTTCATCAGCATCGAGAACAGAGACGGCTGCTTCTCGTCTCTGGGCAAAACGGGAGGCATGCAGGTCCTCTCTCTCAACAAGCAGGGCTGCCTCTACCACGGCATCATCCAGCACGAGATCAACCACGCTCTGGGCTTCCAGCACGAGCAGACCAGGAGCGACCGCGACCAGTACGTCCGCATCAACTGGGAGAACATCGACCCGCGGATGGCCTACAACTTCCACAGGCAGCGCACCAACAACCTAGGCACTCCCTACGACTACTCCTCCATCATGCACTATGGGAGAACAGCCTTCTCCATCCAGTACGGGAGGGACAGCATCACCCCCATCCCCAACCCCAGGGTCCAGATCGGCCAGAGGCAGGGCATGTCCCGCATCGACATCCAGAGGATCAACCGGCTCTACGGCTGCTAA
- the LOC144542182 gene encoding high choriolytic enzyme 1-like: MNPSLGLLLLLLGLSRALPFMEEGSGSEVQVDDPEADAIDIGTRILASNNGSSEILLEGDLVAPRTRNAMTCWSNSCLWRKASNGMVTIPFTMSGVFSSWDRQKIDRAMKSFHSSTCIRFVPRTNQRDFISIENRDGCFSSLGKTGGMQVLSLNKQGCLYHGIIQHEINHALGFQHEQTRSDRDQYVRINWENIDPRMAYNFHRQRTNNLGTPYDYSSIMHYGRTAFSIQYGRDSITPIPNPRVQIGQRQGMSRIDIQRINRLYGC; encoded by the coding sequence ATGAATCCCTCTCTcggcctcctgctgctgctgctcggcCTCTCCCGGGCTCTTCCTTTCATGGAGGAAGGAAGCGGGTCAGAGGTCCAAGTTGACGACCCCGAGGCCGACGCTATAGACATCGGCACCAGGATCTTGGCCTCCAACAACGGCTCCAGTGAGATCCTGCTGGAGGGTGACTTGGTGGCACCCAGAACCAGAAACGCCATGACGTGTTGGAGCAACAGCTGCCTGTGGAGGAAAGCCTCCAACGGCATGGTGACCATCCCCTTCACAATGAGCGGCGTCTTCTCCAGCTGGGACAGGCAGAAGATCGACAGGGCCATGAAGTCCTTCCACAGCAGCACCTGCATCCGCTTCGTTCCCCGTACGAACCAGCGCGACTTCATCAGCATCGAGAACAGAGACGGCTGCTTCTCGTCTCTGGGCAAAACGGGAGGCATGCAGGTCCTCTCTCTCAACAAGCAGGGCTGCCTCTACCACGGCATCATCCAGCACGAGATCAACCACGCTCTGGGCTTCCAGCACGAGCAGACCAGGAGCGACCGCGACCAGTACGTCCGCATCAACTGGGAGAACATCGACCCGCGGATGGCCTACAACTTCCACAGGCAGCGCACCAACAACCTAGGCACTCCCTACGACTACTCCTCCATCATGCACTATGGGAGAACAGCCTTCTCCATCCAGTACGGGAGGGACAGCATCACCCCCATCCCCAACCCCAGGGTCCAGATCGGCCAGAGGCAGGGCATGTCCCGCATCGACATCCAGAGGATCAACCGGCTCTACGGCTGCTAA
- the LOC139910192 gene encoding high choriolytic enzyme 1-like, producing MNPSLGLLLLLLGLSRALPFMEEGSGSEVQVDDPEADAIDIGTRILASNNGSSEILLEGDLVAPRTRNAMTCWSNSCLWRKASNGMVTIPFTMSGVFSSWDKQKIDRAMKSFHSSTCIRFVPRTNQRDFISIENRDGCFSSLGKTGGMQVLSLNKQGCLYHGIIQHEINHALGFQHEQTRSDRDQYVRINWENIDPRMAYNFHRQRTNNLGTPYDYSSIMHYGRTAFSVQYGRDSITPIPNPRVQIGQRQGMSRIDIQRINRLYGC from the coding sequence ATGAATCCCTCTCTcggcctcctgctgctgctgctcggcCTCTCCCGGGCTCTTCCTTTCATGGAGGAAGGAAGCGGGTCAGAGGTCCAAGTTGACGACCCCGAGGCCGACGCTATAGACATCGGCACCAGGATCTTGGCCTCCAACAACGGCTCCAGTGAGATCCTGCTGGAGGGTGACTTGGTGGCACCCAGAACCAGAAACGCCATGACGTGTTGGAGCAACAGCTGCCTGTGGAGGAAAGCCTCCAACGGCATGGTGACCATCCCCTTCACAATGAGCGGCGTCTTCTCCAGCTGGGACAAGCAGAAGATCGACAGGGCCATGAAGTCCTTCCACAGCAGCACCTGCATCCGCTTCGTTCCCCGTACGAACCAGCGCGACTTCATCAGCATCGAGAACAGAGACGGCTGCTTCTCGTCTCTGGGCAAAACGGGAGGCATGCAGGTCCTCTCTCTCAACAAGCAGGGCTGCCTCTACCACGGCATCATCCAGCACGAGATCAACCACGCTCTGGGCTTCCAGCACGAGCAGACCAGGAGCGACCGCGACCAGTACGTCCGCATCAACTGGGAGAACATCGACCCGCGGATGGCCTACAACTTCCACAGGCAGCGCACCAACAACCTAGGCACTCCCTACGACTACTCCTCCATCATGCACTATGGGAGAACAGCCTTCTCCGTCCAGTACGGGAGGGACAGCATCACCCCCATCCCCAACCCCAGGGTCCAGATCGGCCAGAGGCAGGGCATGTCCCGCATCGACATCCAGAGGATCAACCGGCTCTACGGCTGCTAA
- the LOC139923007 gene encoding hatching enzyme 1.2-like, giving the protein MNPSLGLLLLLLGLSRALPFMEEGSGSEVQVDDPEADAIDIGTRILASNNGSSEILLEGDLVAPRTRNAMTCWSNSCLWRKASNGMVTIPFTMSGVFSSWDRQKIDRAMKSFHSSTCIRFVPRTNQRDFISIENRDGCFSSLGKTGGMQVLSLNKQGCLYHGIIQHEINHALGFQHEQTRSDRDQYVRINWENIDPRMAYNFHRQRTNNLDTPYDYSSIMHYGRTAFSIQYGRDSITPIPNPRVQIGQRQGMSRVDILRINRLYGC; this is encoded by the coding sequence ATGAATCCCTCTCTCGGCctcctgctgttgctgctcGGCCTCTCCCGGGCTCTTCCTTTCATGGAGGAAGGAAGCGGGTCAGAGGTCCAAGTTGACGACCCCGAGGCCGACGCTATAGACATCGGCACCAGGATCTTGGCCTCCAACAACGGCTCCAGTGAGATCCTGCTGGAGGGTGACTTGGTGGCACCCAGAACCAGAAACGCCATGACGTGTTGGAGCAACAGCTGCCTGTGGAGGAAAGCCTCCAACGGCATGGTGACCATCCCCTTCACAATGAGCGGCGTCTTCTCCAGCTGGGACAGGCAGAAGATCGACAGGGCCATGAAGTCCTTCCACAGCAGCACCTGCATCCGCTTCGTTCCCCGTACGAACCAGCGCGACTTCATCAGCATCGAGAACAGAGACGGCTGCTTCTCGTCTCTGGGCAAAACGGGAGGCATGCAGGTCCTCTCTCTCAACAAGCAGGGCTGCCTCTACCACGGCATCATCCAGCACGAGATCAACCACGCTCTGGGCTTCCAGCACGAGCAGACCAGGAGCGACCGCGACCAGTACGTCCGCATCAACTGGGAGAACATCGACCCGCGGATGGCCTACAACTTCCACAGGCAGCGCACCAACAACCTGGACACTCCCTACGACTACTCCTCCATCATGCACTATGGGAGAACAGCCTTCTCCATCCAGTATGGGAGGGACAGCATCACCCCCATCCCCAACCCCAGGGTCCAGATCGGCCAGAGGCAGGGCATGTCCCGCGTCGACATCCTGAGGATCAACCGGCTCTACGGCTGCTAA